The following nucleotide sequence is from Granulicella aggregans.
TCACGCAGGCGCTCGTTCATGATCCGAGCTATGCCCTGGCATATGTTGGGATGGCCGACACCTATAACCTGCTGCGAGAGTACTCGACTATGCCGGACAGCGAGGCTTACACGCGCTCGATCGTTGCGGCAAAGAAGGCAATCGCACTCGACGACTCGCTTGCCGAGGCGCATCGTGCGCTCGCCTTCGCCGAGTACTACGGGATGTGGAATTTTATCGACGCGGAAAGGGAGTTTCGTCGCGCGATCGAGCTGGATCCGAAAGATCCTACCGCGCACAAGTGGTACGCAAACGCCATCGTGGAACAAGGGCGCTTTCAAGACAGCCTCGCCGAGATGGAGAAGGCACAGGAGCTGGACCCCTCATCGAACAGCCTTATGGCCGACAAGGGCGTCATGTTGTTTCACGCCGGCAGAAGGCAGGAAGGTCTGGACCTGCTTAGGGAGGTGGAGCTGTCGGCCCCTGGGTTTCGGTCTCCTCATTTTCAACTCATGGGAATCAGCATGGAGTTGAGGGACTTTCCGAGCTATCTGGCCGAAGGAAAGAAGGTGGCGGAGACCACGAATGACAAGGTGCTGAGGGACATCATGGCATCGGCGCAGACCGGGTTCGATCGAGGCGGCGAGCGCGGATTGTTAAAGAGCTTATACGCAAAGCAAAGAGAGTATTACCTGCAAGGCAAGGTGTCAGCGACTGATCTGGCGAAGACCTGTATCGCAATGGGGCGGAGGCAGGAGGCATTGCAATTGCTGGAAGAGGCTTATGAGGTACACGATAGCTTTGTGCTTGAGTGCGGGTCGCACGCGGATCTGAGAACTCTGAAAGACGAGCCCCGGTTCCAGGAACTGATGCGGAAACTCAGGTATCCATCAGCTTCCGAACTTGAACTCATGCGCCAGTCCTCGCCGATTGTCCCCGTCAATGCACAACTTCGTGCCGCCTCCGGTCCGTACTGAGTTTTTGCCGAGACGCACACTTCGCAGTTCACGACGTCCGTCCGATGACTATCGCGGGTTCTGGATGAGGTCCCAAAAGCACGGGGCGTCCGCAACGATCCCGGATTCAAGAACGACATTTCTGCTACGCGAATGCCCAGCCTGGGTCGAGGCCGTCAGCATCTTAGGTCTGCTCATGGTTGTTTCCCCTTGGGCCTCTGATACGGCCATTCTTTGTCCTTCGTTTGTACTGCTTCGGTACCCGCTGTTGCCTCTGGTGAAACGTGGCCCGGAGCGACCAGCGCGAAGCACAGCGGGATTGCTCCGCCGGTCCTTCGCTGGTCGCAGCGTACGCTCACGCTGACCGAGCGGGAAGAAATGTCGCGGACCTCAGCCGCTTCTTCATGGAGGTCTTCTCCTTCCGCCAAGTCGGCGTCTTCGGCAATGGCGAGCTTTCATGGCTCATCAACGACGAAGGCTTCGAGATCATCCTCCTGCAAGAAAAGCATCTCGTCGTCGGCGATCAATACCCTCCCGGATTCCACACAGGCTTCATCGTTCCAACACGCGAAGATGTCAACCAACTCCACGCCGCAATCCGAGCTGCCGACTTCGAGGCACCCGCACCCGATATGATCCAGCGTGGCGGCCCATCCGCCTATGGCTTCTACTCCATTCCACCGGGCGGTGTGACTATCGAAGTCAGCACATGGGTTAAGTAGACCCACCCCAAGTAAGTGACAACCGCTGAGGTCTGGATGCGGCAATCCGGAACTCAGCAAGCGCTCAGGCATAGCCAAGAGCTTGCGTGACGGCATTTGGCAACGGTGAGGCGAGGGTGAGCTAAATGAAACAGCCATGCTTCTTCGGCGCGGTGCATACTCGGCAGTGCATCTGAACTGGTGATCTCATGGCAACTCTGGCTGTCCCAACCTTTCATTCCGCGACCATCTTGGCACAACGTCATACTGCGGCTGCAGTCGCTGAGGTTGCACCCTGGCGAGGCATTCTGGCGGTGGAGCCGGACAGCGGTGTACTCAGCGCAAAAGCCCTCCTTCTAACCAAAGCTAAGTACTGTGTCACACCGGCGACCGGTCTCGACGAACTCTTCAGCTTGCGCAACACAAAGGCATTCGCTCTAGCAATCCTGAGTGATCGTCTCGGTCAGCGCCTGCTCGGGACCGTCGCCGCCACTGTCAGAAGACAGTGGCCGAGAATACGAATTCTCATCCTCGGTCAGGTGCCAATCGCGCTGGAGGATTACCTTTACGACGAGCATATTTGCCGCTCATCCGATCCTCAACAGGTCTTAGCAGATCTTGAATGGCTTTACGAGGGTATGTGGAACGAGTGCTCGAAGGGCATTGATTGGAACGCCTCAAGGGCAGCCTTGTACTGTAACCGAAGGCCAATCCCTGAAAGCGATCCGACCAAAGCTGTCACTCCTGCGCCGACCGAAGCTAGAACCCTTCGTGATATGCCTGCGAACATTCGAATACCAGTGACTAGGGCGAACTGACGGGCCAGGAGCTGGACTGACCCACTCCCTCGGAAGACACCCGTGCTCGCACCATTTATTAAGAGGCCACAATGACCGCAAACACTCCAGATGCCCAGACGCCGATGTCTGGATCGGAACTCTTCATTCATAACAATGACATTGCGCGGGCTTATTGGTGGCTCGGTACATTGTGGATCGTCCTCGCGGATTCGAGCGACACAGGCGGTCGCTTTTCCCTGATGGAGGAGGTAGCGCCTAAGGGCTCGGGCCCA
It contains:
- a CDS encoding tetratricopeptide repeat protein; protein product: MERGLPIHRVPGAGRATIYAYTAELDEWLKSRVAQDPEAAKEASQEADDSPGSTSAAEPAEIPEDNLFESVRLPMEGLRVRTGLRRSWTLSLAGLVLALVAGAGVRMAALHHRSLSTSKAASPQAVTGSPATGAEASPVSDSDKRQAHDLYLKGRYEWNQRTPESLNRALDDFTQALVHDPSYALAYVGMADTYNLLREYSTMPDSEAYTRSIVAAKKAIALDDSLAEAHRALAFAEYYGMWNFIDAEREFRRAIELDPKDPTAHKWYANAIVEQGRFQDSLAEMEKAQELDPSSNSLMADKGVMLFHAGRRQEGLDLLREVELSAPGFRSPHFQLMGISMELRDFPSYLAEGKKVAETTNDKVLRDIMASAQTGFDRGGERGLLKSLYAKQREYYLQGKVSATDLAKTCIAMGRRQEALQLLEEAYEVHDSFVLECGSHADLRTLKDEPRFQELMRKLRYPSASELELMRQSSPIVPVNAQLRAASGPY
- a CDS encoding VOC family protein, with translation MARSDQREAQRDCSAGPSLVAAYAHADRAGRNVADLSRFFMEVFSFRQVGVFGNGELSWLINDEGFEIILLQEKHLVVGDQYPPGFHTGFIVPTREDVNQLHAAIRAADFEAPAPDMIQRGGPSAYGFYSIPPGGVTIEVSTWVK